A region from the Pseudonocardia petroleophila genome encodes:
- a CDS encoding FAS1-like dehydratase domain-containing protein has protein sequence MQEDAKGKTLVEDDLTVSAATLTALERAIGTPSAAGTATLVPWFGATVGGESTVVTGLGLDLSRALLAGVEYEWERPFAAGETVHVRVCVDDVYRKGANQFGVVVAEFTGADGALVQRQSVTFIERGAA, from the coding sequence ATGCAGGAGGACGCCAAGGGAAAGACGCTGGTGGAAGATGACCTCACGGTCTCCGCCGCCACGCTGACGGCCCTGGAACGCGCGATCGGCACGCCCTCGGCGGCCGGCACCGCGACGCTCGTGCCGTGGTTCGGCGCCACGGTCGGTGGCGAGTCCACGGTCGTCACCGGGCTGGGCCTCGACCTGTCTCGCGCCCTGCTCGCGGGCGTCGAGTACGAGTGGGAGCGCCCCTTCGCCGCGGGCGAGACCGTGCACGTCCGGGTCTGCGTCGACGACGTCTACCGGAAGGGCGCCAACCAGTTCGGCGTGGTCGTCGCGGAGTTCACCGGGGCCGACGGGGCGCTCGTGCAGCGCCAGTCGGTGACCTTCATCGAGCGGGGGGCGGCATGA
- a CDS encoding MaoC/PaaZ C-terminal domain-containing protein, with protein MSIRESRRGPVNRVQIARYAGAVGDFNPVHVDDEFARAAGLPSVIAHGPLTVTLALDAVVEQLGPDALRSAKARLSAPVFPGDELVVVPVDGGVEVRKADGSAVATIQLGTG; from the coding sequence ATGAGCATCCGGGAGAGCAGGCGGGGTCCCGTGAACCGGGTGCAGATCGCGCGCTACGCCGGCGCCGTCGGCGACTTCAACCCCGTGCACGTCGACGACGAATTCGCCCGCGCCGCCGGCCTGCCGTCGGTGATCGCGCACGGACCGCTCACCGTCACCCTCGCGCTCGACGCCGTGGTCGAGCAGCTCGGCCCGGACGCTCTGCGCTCGGCGAAGGCCCGGCTGTCGGCCCCGGTGTTCCCGGGCGACGAGCTGGTGGTCGTGCCCGTCGACGGGGGCGTCGAGGTCCGCAAGGCCGACGGGAGCGCAGTCGCCACGATCCAGCTCGGTACGGGCTGA